From a region of the Panicum virgatum strain AP13 chromosome 2K, P.virgatum_v5, whole genome shotgun sequence genome:
- the LOC120659188 gene encoding uncharacterized protein LOC120659188: MQSSPVKSSMYPFWAVSLYIMSGSADAITAYSLDDNSRGMERFYQSLLGMFYVGLIAVSILNNLTGILLFINMAGLAFIKWSQRDWACQMAHHSWNLNKIVADYMHQEHTKSGTSYDPASMKGYHYLVDWPLHKAKLKAGTSYATQVTTKAGVVDIEKIWQCERLSSEQRDACLSFSLFHLLRRRFFGFDCAESPRQKTHDFVFKVLLAKNERGAIDYDRVFKVIDVELAFMYDFFFTKYAALHYQPWILPAMFSYPLIIFPIYSAVTALSPGSKLLHVRNWSAVTTTTTADTVVTLLMLTCIVLLQVLQLLLYWTTIWGTVCLACHSVRAQEASRTKRHLAFKMVERFKAIPIKIGAFISNKYCYLFPEKNKCYYWQNKVGQYSLLESVRHNTTNLSKALRALSKLSEYFVIFNREVVHPVVNISVRWSAGKPGKHVELSAQVKEALVQSLDRTQGILTNGQSSLTSNGAGDLLWACRHDNMHPPDSGTSCSKSQQKENQARFILTWHIATCYCEMAPTKDLTPRVKEAHVATTLSKYCAYLLKMEPKLLPGHQYDTYRVFDAVAEEAVEFLQSKPDKYGAMRSQTISRETTPESEEKIFFRGVRLGEQLQGMEAGARWKVLADFWAEMLLYLAPSDDVKAHVECLAGGGELITHLWALLTHAGILERGQRIVPNDLENGGAV, translated from the coding sequence ATGCAGTCTTCCCCGGTAAAGAGCAGCATGTACCCCTTCTGGGCCGTATCCCTCTACATCATGTCTGGTTCTGCCGATGCTATCACAGCTTATAGTCTCGATGACAACTCCCGGGGAATGGAACGGTTCTATCAGTCACTCCTCGGCATGTTTTATGTGGGATTGATTGCGGTTAGCATCTTAAATAATCTTACTGGTATCCTCCTGTTTATTAACATGGCTGGTTTAGCTTTTATAAAATGGTCGCAGAGGGACTGGGCGTGTCAAATGGCACATCATTCATGGAACTTGAATAAAATTGTTGCTGACTACATGCACCAGGAGCACACCAAGAGTGGAACATCTTATGATCCAGCCAGCATGAAAGGCTACCATTACCTAGTTGATTGGCCCCTCCACAAGGCAAAGCTGAAAGCTGGCACATCATATGCAACACAAGTAACAACCAAAGCAGGTGTCGTCGACATAGAGAAGATATGGCAGTGCGAGAGACTAAGCTCAGAGCAAAGGGACGCATGCCTTTCATTCTCTCTCTTCCATCTGTTGAGAAGGCGCTTCTTCGGGTTTGACTGCGCCGAATCTCCACGGCAGAAGACACATGATTTTGTGTTCAAGGTGCTGCTCGCCAAGAATGAGAGGGGTGCCATTGACTACGACAGGGTGTTCAAGGTGATCGATGTTGAGTTAGCTTTTATGTATGACTTCTTCTTCACCAAGTATGCGGCCCTTCATTATCAACCATGGATTCTCCCAGCAATGTTCAGCTACCCTCTAATCATATTTCCAATTTATTCAGCAGTAACAGCACTCAGTCCAGGCTCGAAGTTGCTCCATGTCAGGAACTGGTCAGCTGTCACTACCACCACAACTGCTGATACCGTCGTCACTCTACTGATGCTGACATGCATTGTGCTGCTTCAAGTGCTACAGCTACTGCTGTACTGGACGACCATCTGGGGCACAGTGTGTTTGGCTTGTCACTCTGTCAGAGCGCAAGAGGCATCCAGGACAAAAAGACATCTCGCGTTCAAAATGGTGGAGAGGTTTAAAGCGATTCCTATCAAGATCGGCGCGTTCATTTCAAACAAATACTGCTACTTGTTTCCTGAAAAAAACAAATGCTACTACTGGCAGAACAAGGTTGGGCAGTACTCGTTGCTTGAATCAGTGCGCCACAATACCACCAATCTATCCAAGGCCTTGCGTGCTTTATCAAAACTTTCAGAATATTTTGTTATTTTCAACCGAGAAGTCGTTCATCCAGTTGTTAATATTAGTGTTCGATGGAGTGCCGGCAAACCTGGGAAACATGTAGAGTTGTCTGCACAAGTAAAGGAGGCACTTGTTCAGTCTCTTGACCGTACCCAGGGTATTCTAACAAACGGGCAGTCGTCACTGACATCCAACGGCGCAGGTGACCTGTTGTGGGCTTGCAGGCACGACAACATGCACCCACCAGATTCTGGCACAAGCTGCTCGAAGTCGCAGCAAAAGGAGAACCAGGCACGCTTCATCTTGACCTGGCACATTGCAACATGTTACTGTGAGATGGCACCAACGAAGGATCTTACTCCCAGAGTGAAGGAAGCACACGTCGCCACAACACTGTCCAAATACTGTGCATACCTGCTGAAGATGGAACCAAAGCTTCTTCCTGGGCACCAATATGACACATACCGTGTGTTTGATGCAGTTGCAGAGGAAGCGGTTGAGTTTCTACAGAGTAAGCCGGACAAGTACGGGGCCATGAGGAGCCAGACGATTTCAAGAGAGACGACGCCAGAATCAGAAGAGAAGATCTTCTTCAGGGGCGTGAGGCTGGGGGAGCAGCTCCAGGGGATGGAGGCGGGCGCCCGCTGGAAGGTGCTGGCGGATTTCTGGGCGGAGATGTTGCTCTACCTCGCGCCATCAGATGATGTCAAGGCGCACGTCGAGTGCCTGGCCGGAGGAGGGGAGTTGATCACGCACTTGTGGGCGTTGCTCACCCACGCGGGCATTCTGGAGAGGGGTCAAAGGATTGTCCCCAACGACCTAGAAAATGGCGGGGCCGTATGA